Sequence from the Nasonia vitripennis strain AsymCx chromosome 5, Nvit_psr_1.1, whole genome shotgun sequence genome:
TGTAAAGATACAATGACGCACCATGTGATCATTGCCACACTTATCAGGACCAAACATAATACTGTAGGGAGTCTTATCGTGGAAATTCCTCAAGTCCTTGTGTTGAGGATCAACGGATATCAGCTTCAGGTAGGCTCCGCCGCATTCCTGTCCTTCTTGGAAGATGACTTCGTACTGCACTATCAGTGGTTTGTCATCGAAAATAAAAGGCTTGTTTAACAGGGCGGACAGCGCAGCGTGCCGAGCCTTGCTCTTGAGCACTAGGCCTAGGTTGCCATTTTCCACGCTGCGCTTGGGCTCCTCCACAGCCCAAATACCTGTAAGACAGATAAGCAGTGCGTTGGAGAAAGTATGAAACGAGAGATCAACGTATATAAGTACACTAACCATCATATTTAGCGATATCTTCGTCGATGTTTTCCTTCTTGGCTTGCGACTGGATCCAGATCTTGTCGAATCCCTGCTTGTCGTCGAAGTGGTCGGCTAGGTAGACGTTCCCGGGCAGCTCCGGGCTTTTGTAGTCTTCGATCTTGGGCTCGTTGTCGGCGGGCTCGtcctcgacgacgacgtcctCGACTTCGGGCTCGGCCGCCCTCGAGGGCACGAACCGACTGCAGACCGCGAGCAGTAGCAAGCAGAGGACCTGCCTCCGGGTCAGAGCCATGGCAGTAGGTGACACGATACTCGCGGCTGACGAAAAGGAGGAGCCGAGTGGAATCACTTGAGAGAGactacacacgtatacacttATTACGTCCGCAGGCTGGCGGGGCGGGGCGGGGCGGCCGGGGAAGCCTCTCAAGAGTCTCAAGAGCTGGAAAACCGGAGCCCCTCGCTCGACGATATAAGCTCCGAATCACCGCcgcggcccgcgcgcgcgccacggATAGAAAAAAGAGTCCAGTGCCCCTCTTATGCTGCGCGTGACAAAATGATGCTCGGCAATGTAAAGCTTCCGGTATATGATACAGAGTTCGGGGGACGCTCCTCTACTTGTACTTTTATTGGATCGGCTCTCGGCAATTCCTGCGGCGTTACGATTTCCAAATTTTATTCGACAGCTATCTCACGGACAGCGCATCAATgtatcacacacacacacacacacacacacacacacgcatacgcgGCTACGTTTTTAGGCAATGGTTTTTAATGTAACCTAACACCGACGTCGCCACGGAAGCCCAAAAaggaacgcgcgcgcgcacccaTTACACGCACTGGGCAAAACTCGGAGCGTATATTTTCTATAACCTAATTTTCGTTACCGATGAAAATGTGTACAAGCGCTGCGCCCCGGCGTTCAAGAGTTTCAAATTGGATTAGCTTATTGTATTTAATTCAATGGCTATGCGCAGCAGACAGCTAAGTAGGTGAGCAGTTAACCGCATCGGCGTGGCAACTTTATAATATAAGCAACAACACAACaaatggtatatatatatatataacattaGGGATAGCCGCGTATGTATGCGACTATATGACGAGTATATATGTGTGCATTACCTATAGGTATGTGTGAagaattaatattattgtgtAAAAGTATAGCGCGGCAGCGAGTCAGCCGGTATCCGCTGTCGTCGTCTGGTGGCGGACGGCGAAGCGTCGCAGCGAATCCGACGAATCAACGACCGACACACGAAACGACGAACTGCTGCGCCAAAGAACGCAAAGGAAAGGCCAAGCCGCAAGCGTGCACGATAAGCTCGCGCATTCGAACAGCGCAGCTTTTATAAGTACTCGACAAGCATCCCCTTCGGCGTCTACTGCACAGCACAGCTGATTGTTTTCGATCAATTTATACGAAGCGCTGCAGTCAGCTCTGCGTATGGTACAGACGCTGCCTACTATTGCTTACACGCGGGGGGGCCGACCCACCCCGCCGGTGATGTCGATCGGCCATTGTGCGCTTgtattgtatatataataattatcccGCATCTTGCGTGGAATGCAATTCTATAGCTCTTTCGAATTTAGAGCTGTATTTTAGGTGAACGTAATAGGCTAGAAGCGCATGCGTATGTCTAGCTATAGTGATTATGTCGAGGCCTTTATTGATACGAGAAATGCAACGAGCGTGTgaattatatacgtataggtatatagtcGGAACATATATTGCGAaggattttacaatattttaaaaaatatataaattatattcgtTCACCCTCGCTTTGATACATCGAAGGGACAATTAAGGAAAGAGCGCGGGATCACTGCTTTTTTTgcggatttatttttataaaatacaatgtTTTTTTTACATACCTAATACGATTTTAAAACTTATTTTCTGTAGAAACGTAATTTACAAAAGAATATCTATATGAACTTCCTTTAAACATTTAGTACGCAAATATTAATTACAGCTATGATAAATATCCTGTAAGTTATACTGGACTGCAATACGTCATCCAAATCGATGGCgcttttatcaatatatatacataataatataatagatCGTCGTATTTtgaatttatgaaatttttttatgccTTTACAGGAAATCATCCAAGCATTTTCTTTCTTCTGCCAACTCTTGGGATATTCCTGATGATCACATAATATAGCTGTCGTGATGCTGAGCATTCCTTTGGACATTTCCATTTCagaaataatatattcatttgtcattttcaacttattttttgaaagtgcTGTGTAACACAAGCTTCACCGCAACCACACaacattttttgaataaatttttccTACAAATGAGTTGCAATATGCCGTAATGTATGGACGAATGTATCACTTGGCGCGTATATAGCCTAGGCGTTTTATGCTATTTCAGGATAGCTTTATGTTCGTGTTCctaaataaaagtataatttagaattgatgttgaaaaattttaaaatgtatataacaAACTATATATACTACTTCTGCAGTTTTTATAAGGATGCAGACTAGCTGGGATAACTGACCGCGCCGAAATTTGTAGCAAAACGATATGATATGATTCAAGTATTGAATGCGTGGGCGCCAAAAGCACAGCACACGTGATTTTTTATCGTCGTGATATTGCACTTTGTTTACAAAGAACTGTatgtaaattatataaaataaatcttttccGAGTCAAGAATCCACAACACAATTAATGATCTCTAATCTTGTAAATATAAGTTTTATCGCGCacttttgaaaatacttaAGGGTACTTAATTAATTTATCGGAAATACCTCGCATGCTAGCAGCTGTTATTTGCGATAAATTCGTCGTTTAAACCTGCAAACTCAAACTTATTTTCTTTCCAACAGCGCAGTGGtatatgaaaaaatgaaaggGCACATTAGCTGGGATTCCACGATCCCTCGCTACTCGCGCGCAATTAGCATAAACGATGAGAAGGTCGATACCGAGAGCAAGGAGAAGGTAGATACGCGTATTAGCGCACAAAGACCTGCCTATCATAATACAAGACTTATAGATGGGCAAAGGTAAGGTCCGAAGCTTTTCCGATTACTTCTGGCTAAGCCAGGGTATGCTCAAGTTCTGCGGCGTTCTTCCCATGCCGGAGAGAGGCCTCTTCGTAAACTACTTCCTGATCATGCTGTCGATCAGCTCGCTGGTCTTCTTATTCTTTCCCGGCTTCTACATTATCGCCTTCCACGGCTCGGAGATCAACGCAGCCGCCAAGGTCGACATAATCGCCGGCGAGGCGCTCGAAATCTGGGTGACCACGATAAAAGGTATTGTACTATAGTACCTTTGTCGATCACGTTCGAGTTGCGGATAGCCTAAAAACGTCCTGCACGTGTAATAATACGCAAAAGTATACCATTATTCCCAGCGCTAGTCCTTCTGCCATGTCGGCAGACGATGCTCAGCGTCTCCCGGCGCGCGACTCGTCTCCTGGTCGACATCGAGGACGAGAAGGAGCAGCAGCTGGCGGAGCCTTACGCACGCCGCGGTTACTACCTGCTCTACGGCTTCGGCGGCACGGTATTCTTCGCCCTGCTTTCGATCGTTATCAAACCGTTCGGCCAGCAAGTTCAGTACGGAGCCAACGGAACGATCTTAGCGAGCAAGGATCTGCCCTACTCCATCGGCATCGTCCACGAGAATCAGCAGTTGTTCAACGCCTGGTGGATCGGCCAGTGCTTCGCCGGTATCATCGCTATAATTGCCATCATAGGAATCGACACGACCTTGGCCATTTTCGTGCTTCACGCTTGCGGTCACTTTCGGATACTGCGCTCCAGGTTTCAAGCCGTCGCCGAGAGTAAAGCGAAATGTGCGATTCTCATGACGTATAAGTatatcttcaatttttttttcctttctttatGTTTTGGCGGATATTTGTTTTTCGTGCGTGCTCAGACAGCAGTAGCAGGAGGATGTCGGTTAGTGGGAGGGACGACAGGCGCAGGCTTATCGATCTCATTGACAAGCATCAGGAGATCATACAGTTTGTTTCAACTATCATAATTATAAGATACGTTATTACTCTTCGtaaatgttttcttttttcgatcAAGCTTTTGCGACGAAATAGAATACGTCTTCAGAGCGGTGGTACTGATTCAAATGATACTCAGCATCTCAGCGATTTGCGGATTCGGCTTCAATTTGCTGGCGGTAAgtcgttatatatatatatatacacagtaGCTGCGATTATAATGGCGTTGAgttttgattttcaatatatacatCGCAGCAAGAAGAGAAATTGCTGTACGGCTTTCATCTGCTCGGGGCATGCATTCAACTTCTGATATTCTGTTGGCCGCCTGATAATCTGATTGATGAGGTTGCTACACAATGACTATCTATACCATCTATTATACATCACTGACATCTCATGCATGAAGAATTAAGCGATTGTAGCACGATTATCAGTATATAGGCTCTGCGTATAGTGTATACAATACTATTTATCTATACCGCCTGTTTAAGAGCTCCCAAGTCGGATTCGAAGCTTACAATCTCAGGTGGTACGACTGGATCGAGGACGACAAGAGTCTGGTGACGTTTTTGATAACGAGGAGCCAGAAGCCGATGCTGATAACTGCGGGACGGTTTACCAGCATATCTCTCGAGACGTTCTCTGCCgtcagtatatatatatatatatatatatatatatatacgttaaatcattttttcattcttcTTAATATTTCTCGATTTCAGGTACTCTCGTCGGctttctccttcttctctaTTCTCAGAAAAACTTTGTAACTATGCACAGTAATAATAGGCGGAATAGACTCtgttatgtaaaatatatagcaAAAGTTTACTCGTTAAGTCTGCTCATGCGAACTTCGGCAAATACAATTACGGCTCGTTAGATCGACTTTTATTCTTTGAGCTCTTCCTCGCATTATGTGCAAACAATCGGCTAAAGATTGAATCGACAAAAGTACACAGCATACGAACGACCTCCGGTCAAAGTTTCCTATATAACTGCAGTACCGGACATGGAAAATCACGGACTATAGGATGATTGAGAGCGTTTATGCGCATCGAAGTTTCTTTGTTTGATTTTCGTTTCATTCCCGCGACGTTTATGCGCAATCGCACACGTACGCGTGTAGCAAATCGACGAGACTACTTATAGAGCTGACGAAAATATCCATACCAGTGAGAAAATCCACAGCACaaactataattttttactaTGTACAGAGAAGAGAGCCAGGTCGAATCCGCGCGGCGAGACTTTCCGACGAGTCTCTCGCCAAAAGCCCATAATTTATTAGTCGCGGCCCATATAAAAGAGTGACTTATGAGACAAAGTTGATCTGCGCGCGACGCGAGACCGAGAGCCGACGCTCGGCTATTACGACGCGATAGTCCGTCCGTCGTCGAAACGACGAAAGAAAAGGTTTTTCCTGTAACTCCTGGATTATGCCGCGGCATGTCTTTTACttccccttctctctctctctctctcttttccggCAGACTCTGTATAAATCATCGCCCCTGACGCTAGCATAAGGGCTCGGCTGCAATAGGggctataataataataataatgatcgCTGcagcgcgtcgtcgtcgtggtgtaattgaaaaattaagcCGCAACGATGAGTTTGAAttttctcgagagagagagagagagagagagagagcgcgcgagaaggCGATTAAAATTACGATATCGCATTGATTTCCACAGGGATATgctagagagaaagagagagagagagagagagagagctgctgcgcTCGCCGGAGGTATTAGCCGAAAGGAAAGAAGCCACGTGCCCCCACCCCCCTGAAGAAGTTGCTTACTCCACTCGTTAAAAGCGTAATCCAAGGCggcgcgtcgtcgtcgacgtcctATTGGCCTCGCTATCGACAATCACGTTTATATACAGCTGCGCGGACAGCTCCTCTTCTATCTCCTATAAGCGCTATATGTGATCTGCGCGGcagttttcttatttattcGAGCAAAAAATGTTAGTTGTAGACGCGGCTGGCAAATGAGAAAATTAAGCGAGGAAATGGACGCAAGGAAGGAGGATCGGGTAATTTATGATCAGCTAGTGGAGATGCGTGAAATAAAGAGCGATGCCGCGCTATAAAAGAAGAATcgcgcgagcgtgtgtgtatagttCAGGACAACGGCTGGC
This genomic interval carries:
- the Or300 gene encoding odorant receptor 300, producing the protein MGKGKVRSFSDYFWLSQGMLKFCGVLPMPERGLFVNYFLIMLSISSLVFLFFPGFYIIAFHGSEINAAAKVDIIAGEALEIWVTTIKALVLLPCRQTMLSVSRRATRLLVDIEDEKEQQLAEPYARRGYYLLYGFGGTVFFALLSIVIKPFGQQVQYGANGTILASKDLPYSIGIVHENQQLFNAWWIGQCFAGIIAIIAIIGIDTTLAIFVLHACGHFRILRSRFQAVAENSSSRRMSVSGRDDRRRLIDLIDKHQEIIQFVSTIIIIRYVITLRKCFLFSIKLLRRNRIRLQSGGTDSNDTQHLSDLRIRLQFAGGKSLYIYIYTSSQVGFEAYNLRWYDWIEDDKSLVTFLITRSQKPMLITAGRFTSISLETFSAVLSSAFSFFSILRKTL
- the Or300 gene encoding odorant receptor 300 isoform X1, with translation MGKGKVRSFSDYFWLSQGMLKFCGVLPMPERGLFVNYFLIMLSISSLVFLFFPGFYIIAFHGSEINAAAKVDIIAGEALEIWVTTIKALVLLPCRQTMLSVSRRATRLLVDIEDEKEQQLAEPYARRGYYLLYGFGGTVFFALLSIVIKPFGQQVQYGANGTILASKDLPYSIGIVHENQQLFNAWWIGQCFAGIIAIIAIIGIDTTLAIFVLHACGHFRILRSRFQAVAESKAKYSSSRRMSVSGRDDRRRLIDLIDKHQEIIHFCDEIEYVFRAVVLIQMILSISAICGFGFNLLAQEEKLLYGFHLLGACIQLLIFCWPPDNLIDESSQVGFEAYNLRWYDWIEDDKSLVTFLITRSQKPMLITAGRFTSISLETFSAVLSSAFSFFSILRKTL